Proteins encoded together in one Streptomyces umbrinus window:
- a CDS encoding 4a-hydroxytetrahydrobiopterin dehydratase, protein MPPAPLSQKEIEDRLAELPGWSLDGERIARSYQLGSHFAAAALVVHIAQVQDELDHHSDLTLGYHTVSLTVNTHSVGGAVTELDFDLARRVEDLAAGHGAH, encoded by the coding sequence ATGCCCCCTGCACCGCTGTCGCAGAAGGAGATCGAGGACCGGCTCGCGGAGCTGCCCGGCTGGTCCCTGGACGGAGAACGGATCGCCCGCTCCTACCAGCTAGGCTCGCACTTCGCGGCGGCCGCGCTGGTCGTGCACATCGCCCAGGTGCAGGACGAGCTGGACCACCACTCCGACCTCACGCTCGGTTACCACACGGTCTCCCTCACCGTGAACACGCACAGCGTGGGCGGAGCCGTCACCGAGCTGGACTTCGACCTGGCACGCCGGGTCGAGGACCTCGCCGCCGGGCACGGCGCACATTGA
- a CDS encoding helix-turn-helix domain-containing protein, with protein sequence MTAAASASPSTSTPAATSAKGVGPLLRGWREQRRVSQLELALRAGSSARHISFVETGRSRPSEEMVLRLAEHLDVPVRDRNALLLAAGYAPRYPETPLDDPALDALREGVVRLIQGYEPYPAFVVDATYNVVAANRGIAMLLDTVPEHLLAPPLNAMRLTLHPEGLAPRIRNLREWRGHLLAQMERDIALRRSEPLRALYEEVAAYPYPSEGSSEGSPGSGSDEGTGETVPYFALPMQIEHDGRVLSFISSISTFNTPMDVTVAELAIETLLPADPATVKYLQSLMS encoded by the coding sequence ATGACCGCCGCCGCGTCCGCTTCCCCGTCCACCAGTACGCCGGCTGCCACGTCCGCCAAGGGCGTCGGTCCGTTGCTGCGTGGCTGGCGGGAGCAGCGTCGGGTCAGCCAGCTGGAGCTGGCTCTGCGGGCCGGGTCGTCGGCGCGGCACATCAGCTTCGTCGAGACGGGCCGCTCCCGGCCGAGCGAGGAGATGGTGCTGCGGCTGGCCGAGCACCTGGACGTACCCGTGCGGGACCGCAACGCCCTTCTGCTGGCGGCCGGTTACGCCCCCCGCTATCCCGAGACCCCGCTCGACGATCCGGCGCTGGACGCGCTGCGCGAGGGTGTGGTGCGGCTGATCCAGGGCTACGAGCCCTATCCGGCGTTCGTGGTGGACGCGACGTACAACGTGGTCGCCGCGAACAGGGGCATCGCGATGCTGCTGGACACCGTTCCCGAGCACCTCCTCGCCCCGCCGCTGAACGCGATGCGGCTGACGCTGCACCCGGAGGGTCTGGCGCCGCGGATCCGCAATCTGCGGGAGTGGCGCGGCCATCTGCTGGCCCAGATGGAGCGGGACATCGCCCTGCGCCGTTCCGAGCCGCTGCGTGCGCTGTACGAGGAGGTGGCGGCGTACCCGTATCCCTCGGAGGGCTCCTCGGAGGGCTCTCCCGGGAGCGGGAGCGACGAGGGGACCGGGGAGACCGTCCCCTACTTCGCCCTGCCGATGCAGATCGAGCACGACGGACGGGTGCTGTCCTTCATCTCGTCCATCTCGACGTTCAACACGCCGATGGACGTGACCGTCGCCGAGCTGGCCATCGAGACGCTGCTCCCGGCCGACCCGGCTACGGTCAAGTACCTTCAGTCGCTGATGTCCTGA
- a CDS encoding helix-turn-helix transcriptional regulator, whose amino-acid sequence MKSARLVSILLLLQTRGRMTAADLAEELEVSVRTVYRDVEALSEAGIPLYGDAGHAGGYRLLDGYRTRLTGLTAGEAEALFLAGAPGPAAELGLGPVLAAAQLKVRAALPRELREHADRISGRFHLDAPGWYADTDSGGAPYLPAVADAVWNSRVLNVLYRRWREPTDVERRLEPYGLVLKAGRWYVVAGPGPRTFRVDQILELAASGEGFTRPDDFDLAAYWTAYQRDFHDRLHRGEAVVRLAPGARLTGPAGDAVRANGRTGADGWTLAAVPIESVDHAHGEFLRLGTDVEVLEPAELRDRIAGTIAALSRTYDVSPTHNESRTYDA is encoded by the coding sequence GTGAAATCAGCCCGCCTCGTCTCGATTCTTCTGCTCCTCCAGACCCGGGGCCGGATGACCGCCGCCGACCTCGCCGAGGAGCTGGAGGTCTCGGTGCGCACGGTCTACCGGGACGTCGAGGCGCTGAGCGAGGCCGGCATCCCGCTGTACGGCGACGCGGGACACGCGGGCGGCTACCGCCTGCTCGACGGCTACCGCACCCGGCTGACCGGCCTCACCGCGGGCGAGGCCGAGGCCCTGTTCCTCGCGGGCGCGCCCGGACCCGCCGCCGAACTGGGCCTCGGCCCGGTCCTCGCCGCCGCCCAGCTCAAGGTGCGCGCCGCCCTCCCACGCGAGCTGCGCGAGCACGCCGACCGCATCAGCGGCCGCTTCCACCTGGACGCGCCCGGCTGGTACGCCGACACCGACAGCGGGGGAGCCCCGTACCTCCCCGCCGTCGCCGACGCGGTCTGGAACAGCCGCGTCCTGAACGTCCTGTACCGCCGCTGGCGCGAGCCCACCGACGTGGAACGCCGCCTCGAACCGTACGGCCTGGTCCTCAAGGCGGGCCGGTGGTACGTCGTCGCGGGCCCCGGACCGCGTACGTTCCGGGTCGACCAGATCCTCGAACTGGCCGCGTCCGGCGAGGGGTTCACCCGCCCCGACGACTTCGACCTCGCCGCGTACTGGACGGCGTACCAGCGCGACTTCCACGACCGGCTCCACCGGGGCGAGGCGGTGGTCCGGCTGGCCCCAGGCGCACGCCTCACCGGACCGGCGGGAGACGCCGTGCGGGCCAACGGCCGTACGGGCGCGGACGGTTGGACCCTGGCCGCCGTCCCCATCGAGTCCGTGGACCACGCACACGGCGAGTTCCTTCGTCTCGGCACGGACGTCGAGGTGCTGGAACCGGCCGAGTTGCGCGACCGCATCGCCGGAACGATCGCCGCCCTGTCCCGTACGTACGACGTATCTCCTACGCACAACGAATCCCGCACGTACGACGCATAG
- a CDS encoding class I SAM-dependent methyltransferase, producing MFDYDKEAERYDVSRGGEPRAAAAASAVLGLIPEGTGNLLDIACGTGIVTRRLAEAGLDVAGADAAYGMLRRAAERVPGRVVLADTRQLPFPDASFGAVTAVWLLHLLDDAERVVAEAARVLRPGGVFVTTVDKAASHDVRSDIDAVMAPRPRRAARDRDDLVGSFADRQALIPAGRACFRGYGQGRAPARAAADVRRGWYSLLPPGAPLTEKLAQRLEQLPDQHVPRPDPKFKLRAFRKPGPAFSPPRTGA from the coding sequence GTGTTCGACTACGACAAGGAAGCCGAGCGGTACGACGTGTCCCGCGGCGGCGAACCCCGTGCCGCCGCGGCCGCGAGCGCCGTGCTCGGACTGATCCCCGAGGGCACGGGCAACCTCCTCGACATCGCCTGCGGCACCGGCATCGTGACCCGTCGGCTCGCGGAGGCCGGTCTCGACGTGGCGGGCGCCGACGCGGCGTATGGCATGCTGCGGCGGGCCGCCGAGCGCGTACCCGGCCGTGTGGTCCTCGCGGACACCCGCCAACTCCCCTTTCCCGACGCCTCGTTCGGCGCTGTGACGGCCGTCTGGCTGCTGCACCTGCTGGACGACGCGGAGCGGGTCGTCGCCGAGGCGGCCCGGGTGCTGCGGCCCGGCGGTGTCTTCGTCACGACCGTCGACAAGGCAGCCTCGCACGACGTCCGCAGCGACATCGACGCCGTGATGGCCCCGCGCCCGCGCCGCGCGGCCCGGGACCGCGACGACCTCGTGGGGTCCTTCGCCGACCGGCAGGCCCTGATCCCGGCGGGCCGGGCGTGCTTCCGCGGCTACGGCCAGGGCCGGGCTCCGGCACGGGCCGCCGCCGACGTACGGCGCGGCTGGTACTCGCTGCTGCCCCCGGGCGCGCCCCTCACCGAGAAACTCGCGCAACGCCTGGAACAGCTGCCGGACCAGCATGTCCCGCGCCCGGACCCGAAGTTCAAGCTGCGGGCGTTCCGGAAGCCGGGGCCGGCGTTCAGCCCACCCCGTACCGGCGCGTGA
- a CDS encoding rhamnogalacturonan lyase: MQHPQRRRSSRTRTSSRTRTSSRTRLLLTTVVAGALAAAGLTSLTATPAHAATARQVEKLDRGVVSVHTDAGNLVSWRWLGTDPNDVAFNVYRAGTKVNSTPVTGSTNYFHSGAPSQADYTVRAVVGGVEQGDSVHAIQFRTGYKDVPITPPAGGTTPDGVAYTYEANDASVGDLDGDGALDFVLKWQPTNAKDNSQSGYTGNTIIDGVKLDGTRLWRIDLGRNIRSGAHYTQFQVYDYDGDGKAEVAAKTADATVDGTGAVIGSSSADHRNSSGYVLAGPEYLTMFNGQTGRAMQSVDYVPARGTVSSWGDSYGNRVDRFLAGTAYLDGARPSLVMARGYYTRSVIAAWDWRNGAFTRRWTFDTNSSTNTGKGFDGQGSHSLSVGDVDNDGKDEIVYGAMAVDDNGNGLWTTKTGHGDAQHLGDLDPGTSGLEYFKVSESTSQPAELYINPANGAIRWQLAACCDNGRGVAGDIHAGNDGAEMWSASDTNIRDESGATKGREPSSVNFLSWWDGDTTRELLDGTRIDKYGTSGETRLLTGSSVHSNNGTKATPALSGDLFGDWREEVVWATSDNTALRIYSTPNETTTKITSLLHDTMYRTGIAWQNTAYNQPPHPSFFIGNGMPTAPRPTVYTP; the protein is encoded by the coding sequence GTGCAGCACCCGCAACGCAGACGCAGCAGCAGGACCAGGACCAGCAGCAGGACCAGGACCAGCAGCAGGACCAGGCTTCTCCTCACCACCGTCGTCGCCGGGGCCCTCGCCGCCGCAGGTCTCACCTCGCTCACCGCGACTCCGGCCCATGCCGCGACCGCGCGCCAGGTCGAGAAGCTGGACCGGGGTGTGGTCAGCGTCCACACCGACGCCGGCAACCTCGTCAGCTGGCGCTGGCTCGGCACCGACCCGAACGACGTGGCGTTCAACGTCTACCGGGCGGGTACGAAGGTCAACTCGACCCCGGTCACCGGCTCGACGAACTACTTCCACTCCGGTGCGCCCTCCCAGGCCGACTACACGGTCCGCGCGGTCGTGGGCGGCGTCGAGCAGGGTGACTCGGTGCACGCGATCCAGTTCCGTACCGGATACAAGGATGTGCCCATCACCCCGCCCGCCGGTGGCACCACCCCGGACGGCGTCGCGTACACCTACGAGGCCAACGACGCCTCGGTCGGCGATCTCGACGGCGACGGCGCGCTCGACTTCGTCCTGAAATGGCAGCCGACGAACGCCAAGGACAACTCCCAGTCCGGCTACACCGGCAACACGATCATCGACGGCGTCAAGCTCGACGGCACCCGGCTCTGGCGCATCGACCTGGGGCGGAACATCCGCTCGGGCGCGCACTACACGCAGTTCCAGGTGTACGACTACGACGGCGACGGCAAGGCCGAGGTGGCCGCGAAGACCGCCGACGCCACGGTCGACGGAACGGGCGCGGTCATCGGCAGTTCCTCCGCCGACCACCGCAACTCCAGCGGATACGTTCTCGCCGGGCCCGAGTACCTGACCATGTTCAACGGCCAGACGGGCAGGGCGATGCAGAGCGTCGACTACGTCCCGGCGCGCGGCACGGTCTCGTCGTGGGGCGACTCGTACGGCAACCGCGTGGACCGGTTCCTCGCCGGTACCGCCTACCTGGACGGCGCCCGGCCCTCGCTCGTCATGGCCCGCGGCTACTACACGCGTTCGGTGATCGCGGCCTGGGACTGGCGCAACGGTGCCTTCACTCGGCGCTGGACCTTCGACACCAACTCCTCGACCAACACGGGCAAGGGCTTCGACGGCCAGGGTTCGCACAGCCTGTCCGTCGGCGATGTCGACAACGACGGCAAGGACGAGATCGTCTACGGGGCGATGGCCGTCGACGACAACGGCAACGGCCTGTGGACCACGAAGACCGGGCACGGCGACGCCCAGCACCTGGGCGACCTCGACCCGGGGACGTCGGGCCTTGAGTACTTCAAGGTCTCCGAATCCACCTCCCAGCCCGCCGAGTTGTACATCAACCCCGCCAACGGCGCGATCCGCTGGCAGCTCGCCGCCTGCTGCGACAACGGCCGGGGAGTGGCGGGGGACATCCACGCCGGCAACGACGGCGCCGAGATGTGGTCCGCCTCCGACACGAACATCCGCGACGAGTCCGGCGCCACCAAGGGCCGCGAGCCGTCCTCCGTCAACTTCCTGTCCTGGTGGGACGGGGACACCACCCGCGAACTCCTGGACGGCACCCGTATCGACAAGTACGGCACATCCGGCGAGACCCGCCTGCTGACCGGTTCCTCGGTCCACTCCAACAACGGCACCAAGGCGACGCCGGCGCTGTCCGGCGACCTCTTCGGCGACTGGCGCGAGGAGGTCGTCTGGGCCACCAGTGACAACACGGCCCTGCGCATCTACTCCACCCCGAACGAGACCACCACAAAGATCACTAGCCTCCTCCACGACACGATGTACCGCACGG